From the Rhodopirellula islandica genome, the window ACGTCAACGGCGAGTGGCACGAAATCACGCGAGCCAAACTGACCGGCGACAACACCGCTCGCGGTCGTCATCGGCTGGACTATGCCGGTGGAAGCCAAGACGATCACTTCTTCTTGAAGAACTGTGGCTTCTTCTCCGATTCCGTCGCCCTTGACCAGCTTTTCGAGCGAGAATCCACCGCCGACCAGCAGCCTGCGATCGACTGGGATCAGTTGCCACGCTGATCCATCGCAACTTCACTCTCGTAGTGGACGAAGCATAGAATCCCACGCGTGGGTCGTGCGACCGGACTCGTGGCCTCGTCCACTACCATTCAAACAAGTACCACTCATGGATGAAATCGTCTATCACGACCGATACACCGGCGAAGACCGCATCGAAAAGGTGTATGGCGACAAAGCATTGCGTTGGACGTATGGCAGCATCGCCGGGCGTCTCTCGCTTTCCTTGGTTGTGAAACGAACGCTGTTCTCGCATTGGTACGGTTGGCGAATGGACCAACCGAAGACACGCGACAAGATCGCTCCGTTCATCCAAGACTATGAACTCGATGCGGATGAGTTCGTGCGTGACGTGGGTGAGTTCGCCAACTTCAACGAGTTCTTCTTTCGCAAGCTGAAACCCGAAGCTCGCCCGATCGATGGGGATCCGAACTCGGTGGTCTTCCCCGCGGACGGCCGGCATCTTTGCGTTCCCGACCTATCGAAATGCGAAGGGCTGTTTGTCAAAGGCGAGATGTTCGATCTGCCGACACTGCTGCAAGACTCTGCCCTCGCGGATCGCTACGCGAGCGGCAGCCTGCTGCTTTCGCGACTGTGCCCGGTCGACTATCACCGATTTCACTTTCCCGCCGCCGGCGTGCCTGGCGAGAGCCGCTTGATCAACGGACCGCTGTATTCCGTCAATCCAATTGCCTTGCGTCAGAACATTCACATTCTGACCAGCAACAAACGCTGCCTCACGCCGCTCGAGACGGAGTCCTTTGGAACGGTGTTGTTGCTGGAGATTGGTGCCACCTGTGTCGGCAGCATCTGCCAAACCTACTCACCCGGCCAAGCCATTTCAAAGGGTGACGAAAAAGGCTACTTTCGATTTGGCGGTTCCTCGACGATGGTCCTGTTTGAACCAGGCCGAATCCAATTCGATGCGGACCTCATTGAAAACTCACGCCAACACCGCGAACTCTACGCTCGCATGGGCGACCACTTGGGAACACGCCTGCCGTAACACCACCGAGATCCGATGAGGCCAGCCCTGCGCTGTTCAATCTTTGGGGTTGCAGCGTTTCTGGTGCGCGCAAGTTTCTGCCTCGCATCAACAAGTCACCTCTCCCTCAGCTTTGCAGGGGGAGAGGTCGAACAGGTCGATGGAGGCCCTGTTCGGGTGAGGGGGCGATTCACAGCAAACCGGCTTTTTGGCCTCGTTTCAGCGGGTTCCAGCATTTGAGGACCTCTCTCGAAACGAAGTTTTTGGGGAGGTCGCGCGACGCCGTTCAGGCGTACGTGAGGGAGGGGGCCGAGCATGGGAAGCGGCGCGGATTGCCCTGGACTGTCAAAAGGTCGGTATTGACACCGCTTTGGGCTGCGCAGCTTTTGTTCCTCGACTTCGCCCCAACGGGGCAGCCCTATGCCAGCCCAGGGCAACGCCCTGGGTGTGGCGGGACCAAGATTACAAAGCCCCAACGGGGCGGTCCTAGCGGGTTTTGGGGAGTCTTTCTTAGGGCCGCCCCGTTGGGGCTGGTGTCGGAATCTCCGTCACGAAACCCCAGGCGATGCCTGGGGCTATCTTAGAGCTGCCCCGTTGGGGCGTAGGACAGACCAAAATCAACGTCGCATTTTCCGTGTCAATACCAACCTTTTGACAGCCCAGGATCGCCCTCCCCCGGAAATCTCGCTGAACGCTCGCTTTCCGACCCCTCCTGCTCCGCGGGCGGGGTTCTCACCTGCAAAGTGCGCATGCGATGAAGATTGAGCCATCACGACTTCGAGTCACGATACGCTCTCTTCTCAATCAATCCGTTCTTCACTCTCCATCAAACGAAAAAACCGTTCGTCTGAAAACACGACTTCACCTGGTTTCGCGTTGACACTTTTCCACGTCAACAGAATTTTGTATTCATCGCGACCATTTGAATAAATAGATCCGGTGACGTTGTATCAACTGCCGGAGCTTGGACAGTCGCTCGGCATCCGCTTCCCGCTGGAAGAACTCTTCTGCCAATTCGAACCAATGGACGCTTGTCTTTTCTTTGGCGTAGTACGCATCCATTCCGGCCAACACCCGTTCGGGATCGACTCGCATGAAATCACTGGCGGGTTGCCCACGCGGATAGAACCTCGCTGTGCTGACCATCAACCGACTGTACATCGCGTCGCCCTCGGCACCGCCCAGTTGATCGCAGACCGCCTCAATGTAGTTTTCGAAATCGCCGGGGTTGCCGTACCAACGCGGCAACAAATACGTCACCGCCGAAGAGTGCACGGACAAACTCCCCTTGGCGGGACTTTGCATGGCACGCCGAGTCAGCTCACCCACGGCACTCTTTGGGGCGGACAATCCCATTGAAATCCCGAGCGCAAGGGAGAACACACGTGTGGCAGGTTGCTGTTTTTTCAGCAGCGGTTTGAGGTGTTCCAGTGCGACACCCAACTGTTCATGAAAAACTCGCATGTCATCCTTCGAAACCGTGTTCACAAAACCGGTTCCGCGAGCCTCCCAAGCCAGGTCTCGATGATGCTGAGCACGCAGCATGGGAATCACGATAGACCGCGGCATCCGTTCCCCGGCTCGCTTCAGCCACAACTCTTTGCGGATTCGAGCATCGCCACCGTGCACCCAGCCATATTCTTTGGACACGATGTCCAGCGCACTTAGAAACTCCTCGCTCAATTCATCGGGGTATTCACTGACCGCCGCGATCGCGGGTGTTCGCAGATACGCAAACGCAGCGTCCAACTGATCGATCTGGTCGCGGTCCACCAAATCCTCCGCCAACACTCGAAGGATCCGAGACGCACGGATGCGTTCCGGAGCGGCGGCATGAATCCACTCATCACCTCGACGAAATACCATCGCCTTTCCACTCGCCGCGATCATGGCCGGTTGAGTCAAGTCACAGTTCACGTACTCAACCATCCCCATCCGATCGCCATTC encodes:
- a CDS encoding phosphatidylserine decarboxylase — protein: MDEIVYHDRYTGEDRIEKVYGDKALRWTYGSIAGRLSLSLVVKRTLFSHWYGWRMDQPKTRDKIAPFIQDYELDADEFVRDVGEFANFNEFFFRKLKPEARPIDGDPNSVVFPADGRHLCVPDLSKCEGLFVKGEMFDLPTLLQDSALADRYASGSLLLSRLCPVDYHRFHFPAAGVPGESRLINGPLYSVNPIALRQNIHILTSNKRCLTPLETESFGTVLLLEIGATCVGSICQTYSPGQAISKGDEKGYFRFGGSSTMVLFEPGRIQFDADLIENSRQHRELYARMGDHLGTRLP